In Candidatus Eisenbacteria bacterium, one genomic interval encodes:
- a CDS encoding peptidoglycan-binding protein has translation GNLQVATSRHGVRRALLGLLPRDPDYHRLKDALVLYAGIEQEGGWGFIHSGPPLRLGRVDPRVPLLRTRLRASGDLSKGDRGRSFDPPLERAVMVFQARHGLESTGVVGPATLDALNVPVGARVRQIQLNMARRRWLPQDLGKRYVVVNVPDFTLDVMEGERSVLHMRVVVGKRGSPTPLFSGKITYVELNPYWNIPRDIAKDEIAPLVRDDRTYLEQNQIKVLSGPQEDAAEVDPSDVDWGKIGEEGEPYLLREEPGPTNPLGKIKFMCPNEHDVYLHDTPAGHLFSVKERDFSHGCIRVERPMDLAVYLLRGTADGSRDRIQALIDSGERKAIRLPEPVPVHILYWTAWVDGSGLVQFRDDVYGHDRRLDEAIRSGTEAQFQINAPVKESQDSTR, from the coding sequence TCGGAAATCTCCAGGTGGCCACCTCCCGGCATGGTGTCAGACGCGCGCTCTTGGGCCTCCTTCCTCGAGACCCGGACTACCATCGACTCAAGGACGCGCTCGTCCTCTATGCCGGGATCGAGCAGGAAGGCGGATGGGGCTTCATCCATTCGGGACCTCCGCTTAGGCTCGGGCGCGTGGACCCTCGGGTCCCGCTCCTACGGACAAGGCTTCGGGCTTCCGGCGACCTCTCGAAAGGCGACAGGGGGAGAAGCTTCGATCCGCCCCTGGAACGCGCGGTGATGGTGTTTCAGGCGCGCCATGGCCTCGAGTCGACGGGCGTCGTCGGCCCGGCGACGCTTGACGCGTTGAACGTTCCGGTCGGGGCCCGAGTCAGGCAGATCCAGCTCAACATGGCCCGCCGCCGGTGGCTCCCTCAGGATTTGGGGAAACGCTACGTCGTGGTCAACGTGCCCGACTTCACGCTGGACGTGATGGAGGGGGAGCGATCCGTGCTTCACATGCGGGTGGTCGTCGGAAAGCGGGGCAGCCCGACGCCGCTCTTCAGCGGCAAGATCACGTACGTCGAGCTGAACCCGTACTGGAATATTCCGCGGGATATCGCCAAGGACGAGATCGCGCCCCTTGTCCGGGACGACAGGACCTACCTCGAGCAGAATCAGATCAAGGTCTTGTCGGGCCCTCAAGAGGACGCCGCCGAGGTCGATCCGTCCGACGTCGACTGGGGGAAGATAGGCGAGGAAGGCGAGCCGTACCTGCTCCGGGAGGAGCCCGGTCCCACGAACCCGCTCGGGAAAATCAAGTTCATGTGCCCCAACGAGCACGACGTCTACCTGCACGACACCCCGGCCGGTCACCTGTTCAGCGTGAAGGAGCGGGACTTCAGCCACGGATGCATCCGCGTGGAGCGGCCCATGGATCTGGCGGTTTACCTGCTGCGGGGAACGGCCGATGGGTCTCGCGACCGGATTCAGGCTCTCATCGACTCCGGCGAGCGAAAGGCGATCCGGCTACCGGAGCCGGTCCCGGTGCACATCCTCTACTGGACCGCCTGGGTGGATGGCAGCGGGCTGGTCCAGTTCCGGGACGATGTCTACGGGCACGATCGCCGGCTGGACGAGGCGATCCGGAGCGGCACGGAAGCTCAATTCCAGATCAACGCGCCCGTGAAGGAGAGCCAGGATTCGACGCGGTGA
- a CDS encoding arginine decarboxylase, pyruvoyl-dependent, with protein sequence MKRTTDTTLPGGPKTATVFPDVDRRRVLEGLTLIPTKIFFTKGVGSHRDELRSFELALKDAGIERLNLVHVSSIYPPLCKIISKEEGSKLIAPGSIAFCVMARQASNEMRRLIAASIGCALPADKNTYGYLSEHHAYGQTDEVAGEFAEDMAASMLASTLGVEFDENANWDEKEQVFKISGDIVRTFNVTQSAVISSKGWTTVVAAGVFIF encoded by the coding sequence ATGAAGCGAACCACCGACACGACCCTCCCTGGCGGTCCCAAGACCGCGACGGTCTTTCCGGACGTCGATCGGCGCCGCGTGCTGGAGGGGCTCACCCTGATTCCAACGAAGATCTTCTTCACCAAGGGTGTGGGTAGCCATCGCGACGAGCTGCGCTCGTTCGAGCTTGCCTTGAAGGACGCGGGAATCGAGAGGCTCAACCTGGTGCACGTCTCGAGTATTTATCCGCCGCTCTGCAAAATCATTTCCAAGGAGGAGGGCAGCAAGCTCATCGCGCCGGGGAGCATCGCCTTCTGCGTGATGGCGCGGCAGGCGTCGAACGAGATGCGGCGGCTCATCGCCGCCTCGATCGGATGCGCGCTGCCGGCTGACAAGAACACCTACGGGTACCTGAGCGAGCACCACGCCTACGGGCAGACCGACGAGGTCGCGGGGGAGTTCGCAGAGGACATGGCCGCCTCGATGCTCGCCTCGACGCTCGGCGTCGAGTTCGACGAGAACGCGAACTGGGACGAAAAGGAGCAGGTCTTCAAGATCTCCGGCGACATCGTCCGCACCTTCAACGTCACCCAGTCGGCCGTGATTTCTTCGAAAGGTTGGACCACGGTGGTGGCCGCCGGTGTATTCATTTTTTGA
- a CDS encoding redoxin domain-containing protein: protein MIRFATFACIVLLASASAANAAAIVGKQAPPIELKDSNGKVVRLEAFKGKFVVLEWVNFQCPFVGKHYGSGNMQKLQKAYTQKGVVWLSICSSAQGKQGYVTGQEANTLLEAKGAAPTRFLLDPKGSAGKAYGAKTTPHMFVIDPEGTIVYNGAIDDTPSTDKADIATAKNYLVAALDSAMSGKKVETAATQPYGCSVKY from the coding sequence ATGATTCGATTCGCAACGTTCGCCTGCATCGTGCTTCTCGCGTCGGCCTCCGCGGCGAACGCAGCCGCGATCGTCGGAAAGCAGGCGCCGCCGATCGAGCTGAAGGATTCCAACGGCAAGGTAGTTCGGCTCGAGGCGTTCAAGGGCAAGTTCGTCGTTTTGGAATGGGTGAACTTCCAGTGTCCGTTCGTGGGCAAGCACTACGGCAGCGGAAACATGCAGAAGCTGCAGAAGGCCTATACCCAGAAGGGAGTCGTGTGGCTCTCGATCTGCTCCTCGGCCCAGGGCAAGCAAGGGTATGTGACCGGGCAGGAGGCCAACACGCTGTTGGAGGCAAAGGGCGCGGCGCCGACCCGCTTCCTGCTCGACCCGAAGGGGAGCGCCGGAAAAGCGTACGGGGCGAAGACCACGCCCCACATGTTCGTGATCGATCCGGAGGGAACGATCGTCTACAACGGGGCGATCGACGATACGCCGTCGACCGACAAGGCCGACATCGCCACCGCTAAGAACTATCTGGTCGCGGCTCTGGACTCGGCCATGTCCGGGAAGAAGGTCGAAACCGCGGCGACGCAACCGTACGGATGCAGCGTCAAGTATTGA
- the rsgA gene encoding ribosome small subunit-dependent GTPase A, with product MVDQSPPFPSSWIVAQVYGANVELWDGHAIHEAILARHLKSEAGSRHANPLAVGDEVEVEPGEPGGPMRVVSIAPRRTFLERSTGDSRGRTQIIAANATQAVIISSLAEPPFRPGLVDRWGLLARRGGLVPVLCLNKVDLGTHEEAERAIAEAAIPLEAVTVSAENGSGVDRLLELTAGRVSVFVGHSGVGKSSLLRRLIPNADALVGTVSAKNLKGRHTTTSSRLYPLPGGGIVIDTPGVRSVQLGQTDVAEVAAVFDEIAEAPPCRFRTCTHRTEPGCSILAGVQSGVVPSAIYARYRKLLEEAEVK from the coding sequence ATCGTCGACCAATCGCCACCCTTCCCTTCAAGCTGGATCGTCGCGCAGGTCTATGGCGCAAACGTGGAGCTCTGGGACGGGCACGCGATTCATGAGGCGATCCTGGCTCGCCACCTCAAGTCCGAGGCGGGGAGCCGGCACGCCAATCCGCTCGCGGTCGGCGATGAGGTCGAGGTCGAGCCGGGTGAGCCCGGCGGCCCCATGCGCGTTGTCTCGATCGCTCCCCGCCGTACGTTCCTGGAGCGCTCCACGGGCGATTCGCGGGGACGTACCCAGATTATCGCCGCCAACGCGACGCAGGCGGTGATCATCTCCTCGCTCGCCGAGCCGCCGTTTCGCCCGGGCCTGGTCGACCGCTGGGGGCTCTTGGCTCGCCGCGGAGGGCTCGTCCCGGTCCTCTGCCTCAACAAGGTCGACCTCGGCACCCACGAGGAGGCCGAGCGTGCGATCGCAGAGGCGGCGATCCCGCTCGAGGCGGTGACGGTGAGCGCGGAGAACGGCTCCGGGGTGGACCGGCTCTTGGAGCTCACGGCGGGGCGCGTATCGGTGTTCGTGGGGCATTCGGGGGTCGGGAAATCGTCGCTCTTGCGGCGTCTCATCCCGAACGCAGACGCCCTCGTCGGTACAGTCAGCGCGAAGAATCTGAAGGGACGGCACACGACGACCAGCTCGCGACTCTACCCGCTCCCGGGAGGCGGCATCGTGATCGATACGCCGGGCGTGCGGAGCGTTCAGCTCGGGCAAACCGACGTGGCCGAAGTGGCGGCGGTCTTCGACGAGATCGCGGAGGCGCCGCCGTGTCGCTTCCGGACCTGCACCCACCGCACGGAGCCCGGGTGCTCGATCCTGGCAGGCGTCCAGTCGGGCGTCGTTCCGAGCGCGATCTACGCGCGCTATCGAAAACTTCTCGAGGAGGCCGAGGTAAAGTGA
- a CDS encoding N-acetylmuramoyl-L-alanine amidase: MREQRTPRPGSGPRRAGARAGLIVLGIVAAAVLAPSAPVRRAATTSKPSGPAPELARIRYWTAPDHTRLVFDLTGPPAGGPRYRFADSLTFEVYLPMTRKSPAVSTEFVGDSLVADIFPAVSDSGCAIRIRLQRATTPLGFFLAAVDGNPDRLVIDVPAPVNPEVEQAITRRVTELKQSKKLIVAIDAGHGGEDPGAIGHRRLQEADITLSIAKKLKAQLDLMPGVSAVLTRSGDYFIPLRNRVDLARRYQADLLISIHCNASRDRDATGTEIYFLSLTGATDEAARNVAEKENAADLVGGVSPDTGDDLLSILFDLRQNDTIRRSSELAEVLIDAVGADSRLVTRGVKQAGFVVLKAPEIPSVLVETAFVTNPREAAILRDAQFQAKFAELLANGIETYKNQHLRANSN, encoded by the coding sequence ATGCGCGAGCAACGAACTCCGAGGCCCGGATCGGGTCCCCGCCGGGCGGGGGCCCGGGCGGGCCTCATCGTTTTGGGCATCGTGGCCGCGGCCGTGCTGGCGCCGAGCGCGCCGGTCCGGCGTGCCGCCACGACCTCGAAGCCGTCGGGGCCGGCGCCGGAGCTGGCCCGGATACGCTACTGGACCGCGCCCGACCACACCCGGCTCGTCTTCGACCTGACCGGTCCCCCGGCCGGGGGACCGCGCTACCGCTTTGCCGATTCCCTGACGTTCGAGGTCTACCTCCCGATGACCCGGAAATCGCCGGCCGTCTCGACCGAGTTCGTCGGCGATAGCCTCGTGGCCGACATCTTTCCGGCGGTCTCGGACTCGGGCTGCGCCATCCGGATCCGGCTCCAGCGCGCCACGACCCCGCTGGGCTTCTTCCTCGCCGCGGTGGACGGGAATCCCGACCGGCTGGTGATCGACGTTCCCGCGCCGGTCAATCCGGAAGTGGAGCAAGCGATCACGCGGCGCGTGACGGAGCTCAAGCAGTCGAAGAAGTTGATCGTCGCGATCGACGCGGGGCATGGGGGCGAAGATCCCGGGGCCATCGGCCACCGAAGGCTCCAGGAAGCCGACATCACCCTCTCGATCGCCAAGAAGCTCAAGGCCCAGCTCGACCTCATGCCCGGCGTGAGCGCCGTCCTGACGCGCTCCGGCGACTACTTCATCCCGCTTCGAAATCGCGTCGACCTCGCCCGCCGGTACCAGGCCGATCTCCTCATCAGCATCCACTGCAACGCGAGCCGGGATCGGGACGCGACGGGTACCGAGATCTACTTCCTCTCCCTGACCGGCGCGACCGACGAGGCGGCGCGCAACGTGGCGGAGAAGGAAAACGCGGCCGACCTCGTGGGCGGCGTCTCTCCCGACACGGGAGACGACCTCCTCTCGATTCTCTTCGACCTGAGGCAGAACGACACCATTCGGCGAAGCAGCGAGCTGGCGGAGGTCCTGATCGACGCGGTGGGAGCCGACTCGAGGCTCGTGACGCGCGGCGTGAAGCAGGCCGGGTTCGTGGTCCTCAAGGCGCCCGAGATTCCCTCGGTGCTCGTGGAGACTGCGTTCGTCACGAACCCCCGGGAGGCCGCGATCCTCAGGGACGCGCAGTTCCAGGCCAAGTTCGCCGAGCTACTCGCCAACGGCATCGAGACTTATAAGAACCAGCATCTCCGCGCGAACTCGAATTGA
- a CDS encoding peptidase, translating into MHRPRASAEAPVSFEGTDRGRRVLLFFVDGVGVGEDDADRNPLATGEFPSFRLTRTQSPRASVAAPTMAHGLDASMGVPGLPQSATGQTTILTGVNAPTAMGKHISGFPGPQLKAIIQQHSILKRIRESARTATFLNAFGPRFFETPETMRRLSATTLATLASGAPFRTWADLLEGRAVVHDLTHWRMREWGFDLPLRTPEEAGAIIAQETMKQDFALFEYFETDRAGHDQDRSRAMRCLADLDRALQAALARLDLQSTIVIVVSDHGNVEDLSVKTHTLNPAFFTLWGSWRPAWEPRRLTDIVPLIWEALGFSQGDGGAVGGGAVSAGA; encoded by the coding sequence CTGCACCGACCGCGCGCTAGTGCCGAGGCTCCCGTTTCGTTTGAGGGGACCGACCGCGGGCGGCGCGTGCTCCTCTTCTTCGTCGATGGGGTCGGCGTCGGCGAGGACGACGCGGACCGAAACCCCCTTGCCACCGGCGAGTTTCCATCGTTCCGCCTTACCCGTACCCAGTCCCCGCGCGCCAGTGTGGCAGCACCGACGATGGCGCACGGCCTCGACGCCTCCATGGGCGTTCCGGGCCTACCCCAGAGCGCAACCGGGCAGACCACGATCTTGACCGGCGTGAACGCACCGACCGCCATGGGCAAGCACATCTCGGGGTTTCCCGGTCCCCAGCTCAAGGCGATCATCCAGCAGCATTCGATCTTGAAGCGAATTCGCGAGTCGGCGCGCACGGCAACCTTCCTGAACGCGTTCGGCCCCCGGTTTTTCGAAACCCCCGAGACCATGCGGCGCCTCTCGGCGACCACGCTCGCCACGCTGGCGTCGGGCGCTCCGTTCCGCACCTGGGCGGACCTCCTGGAGGGTCGCGCGGTCGTCCACGACCTGACCCATTGGCGGATGCGGGAGTGGGGCTTCGACCTCCCGCTTCGAACGCCCGAGGAGGCTGGGGCCATCATCGCCCAGGAGACGATGAAGCAGGATTTCGCCCTCTTCGAGTACTTCGAGACCGACCGGGCAGGGCACGACCAGGACCGTTCGCGCGCGATGCGTTGCCTGGCCGACCTCGACCGGGCCCTTCAGGCGGCCCTGGCGCGCCTCGATCTACAGTCCACGATCGTGATCGTGGTGAGCGACCATGGGAACGTGGAGGACCTGAGCGTGAAGACCCACACGCTGAATCCGGCGTTCTTCACGCTGTGGGGGAGCTGGAGACCGGCGTGGGAGCCGAGGCGCTTGACCGACATCGTGCCGCTGATCTGGGAGGCCCTCGGCTTCTCCCAGGGCGACGGGGGCGCCGTCGGCGGAGGCGCGGTCAGCGCAGGCGCTTGA
- a CDS encoding tetratricopeptide repeat protein, translated as MTPASMDTFSCPRCGESLPAGFSRCDACGAYLVAAPAAAGPSSSRPEGTRGGALPGARKTAPGGSPGPSWLFLVIGLACGGAVGYALHGAVGPRDQGGMPKGPSDVMRGAAMGGGQMPPQMPPQVVAMVQKYRQALARDPDDLEANIGFGNLLFDSGQWQKAIDHYQRALKKSPGDADVRVDMAVAIHSLGQDDIARKELERVTREKPTHLNAWLNLGVVAATLGDNAGAIRAWERYLELDPQGEHAGAVRAQIEMLKKGS; from the coding sequence ATGACACCTGCCTCGATGGACACGTTTTCCTGTCCCCGCTGCGGCGAGAGTTTGCCCGCGGGATTTTCGCGCTGTGACGCCTGCGGAGCGTATCTGGTCGCCGCCCCTGCGGCGGCGGGGCCGTCCTCATCGCGCCCCGAGGGTACGAGAGGCGGCGCGCTGCCCGGTGCGCGAAAGACGGCCCCGGGCGGGTCGCCGGGCCCGTCATGGCTCTTCCTCGTGATCGGGCTCGCCTGCGGCGGGGCGGTCGGTTACGCGCTCCATGGCGCGGTCGGCCCACGCGATCAAGGCGGAATGCCGAAGGGCCCGTCCGATGTCATGAGAGGCGCCGCGATGGGCGGCGGGCAGATGCCGCCACAAATGCCGCCGCAAGTGGTCGCCATGGTCCAGAAATACCGTCAGGCCCTCGCGAGGGACCCCGACGATCTCGAAGCGAATATCGGGTTCGGCAATCTGCTCTTCGATTCCGGCCAGTGGCAGAAGGCGATCGACCACTACCAGCGCGCGCTCAAGAAATCGCCCGGGGACGCGGACGTCCGCGTCGACATGGCGGTCGCGATCCACAGCCTCGGGCAGGATGACATCGCGCGAAAGGAGCTGGAGCGCGTGACGCGCGAGAAGCCCACCCACCTGAACGCGTGGCTCAATCTCGGCGTCGTGGCCGCGACTCTGGGGGACAACGCCGGCGCGATTCGGGCATGGGAGCGCTACCTGGAGCTCGACCCCCAGGGTGAGCACGCCGGTGCCGTGCGGGCGCAAATCGAGATGCTGAAGAAGGGTTCCTAA
- a CDS encoding MFS transporter: MRLPDLLASRRGRLAAFFLLYLTEGLPSGFTGTAVATQMRRQGLEPAAIGSFIGILYIPWAIKWAFGPFVDVLSSDRWGRRRMWILLTQTMMVVTILAAMPVSFQNNLWLFTAVILIHNVFSATQDVAIDALAVNVLSAEERGLANGLMYGGNYVGIALGGSGVLLLTPLIGFRTTFLVVAAAIALVTLLVPVPMREPPGPPRAVRTGPRIAAIRSELGRFVRDTGRAFTGSRAAFVAIFLALLPMGGYALSLSLQSNLAVELGLTDRQIGVLGLCSSSLAAGFCILGGWLSDRFGRRRTLALFITGMSVATFVMAFMMQRFHWIMPISPQAPHRPIVPADLVSVFWALTLTYSVFLGLMYGVGTAIYMDVTTPAVAATQFTAYMAMCNLVYSYTSTWQGHSLQRWGYPVTLALDAAFGLVCLALLPLMGRPRRADATGAT, translated from the coding sequence ATGCGCCTTCCCGATCTCTTGGCATCCCGGCGCGGACGGTTGGCCGCGTTCTTCCTGCTCTACCTCACCGAGGGGCTGCCCTCCGGGTTCACGGGGACTGCCGTCGCGACCCAGATGCGCCGCCAAGGGCTCGAGCCCGCCGCCATCGGGTCGTTCATCGGGATTCTCTACATTCCCTGGGCGATCAAGTGGGCGTTCGGTCCGTTCGTGGACGTGCTGTCGAGCGACCGATGGGGCCGGAGGCGCATGTGGATCCTCCTGACTCAGACCATGATGGTCGTGACCATTCTCGCGGCGATGCCGGTGAGCTTTCAGAACAACCTCTGGCTCTTCACCGCGGTCATTCTGATCCACAACGTGTTTAGCGCGACGCAGGACGTGGCCATCGACGCGCTCGCCGTGAACGTTCTCAGCGCCGAGGAGCGGGGCCTCGCCAACGGGCTCATGTACGGGGGGAACTACGTCGGCATCGCGCTCGGCGGCTCCGGTGTTCTGCTCCTCACCCCTCTGATCGGGTTTCGAACCACGTTCCTCGTCGTCGCGGCGGCGATCGCGCTCGTCACCCTGCTCGTGCCCGTCCCCATGCGGGAACCCCCCGGACCGCCGCGGGCCGTTCGTACCGGTCCGCGCATCGCCGCCATCAGGAGCGAGCTCGGCCGCTTCGTGCGCGACACGGGCCGCGCCTTCACGGGGAGCCGCGCGGCGTTCGTCGCCATTTTCCTGGCTCTCCTCCCGATGGGCGGATACGCGCTCTCGCTCTCGCTCCAGTCCAATCTCGCGGTCGAGCTGGGCCTCACCGACAGACAGATCGGGGTGCTCGGCCTCTGCAGCTCCTCCCTGGCGGCGGGTTTCTGTATTCTCGGAGGCTGGCTCTCCGATCGATTCGGCCGCCGCCGCACGCTCGCCCTGTTCATCACCGGCATGTCCGTGGCGACGTTCGTCATGGCGTTCATGATGCAGCGCTTCCACTGGATCATGCCGATCAGCCCGCAGGCGCCGCACCGCCCGATCGTGCCCGCGGATCTCGTGTCGGTATTCTGGGCGCTGACGCTGACGTATTCGGTGTTCCTGGGGTTGATGTACGGAGTGGGAACCGCGATCTACATGGACGTCACCACACCAGCCGTCGCCGCGACCCAATTCACCGCCTACATGGCCATGTGCAACCTGGTCTACTCGTACACGTCCACATGGCAGGGGCACTCGTTGCAGCGCTGGGGCTACCCGGTGACCCTGGCCCTTGATGCGGCGTTCGGACTGGTCTGCCTGGCCCTTCTTCCGCTGATGGGGCGACCCCGCAGGGCGGATGCCACGGGAGCAACATGA
- a CDS encoding heavy-metal-associated domain-containing protein, giving the protein MKTLAKISVLSLLAVCLAATSWAGGKSCSSEGAKSASAGSHCSAKDTNTNATAAKECGVKANQAIYSYAVPTAHCEACIEGVQKAAMAHAGVACAHVDLTTHTAYIIADKNVSQKEIAKAIAAAGFKNTYKGEGSKVQAQFAKAIAAGDKGVACCAKGKDKV; this is encoded by the coding sequence ATGAAGACCCTTGCCAAGATCAGCGTCCTATCGCTCCTCGCCGTCTGCCTCGCGGCCACATCGTGGGCCGGCGGAAAGAGCTGCTCGTCGGAGGGCGCCAAGTCCGCCTCCGCGGGCTCGCACTGCAGCGCGAAGGACACGAACACGAACGCCACGGCCGCGAAGGAATGCGGCGTGAAGGCGAACCAGGCGATCTACAGCTATGCGGTGCCGACGGCCCATTGCGAGGCCTGCATCGAGGGCGTCCAGAAGGCCGCGATGGCACACGCCGGCGTCGCTTGCGCGCACGTCGATCTCACGACCCACACCGCGTACATCATCGCCGACAAGAACGTCAGCCAGAAGGAAATCGCCAAGGCGATCGCGGCGGCGGGATTCAAGAACACGTACAAGGGCGAGGGCAGCAAGGTTCAGGCGCAGTTCGCGAAGGCGATCGCCGCCGGCGACAAGGGCGTTGCCTGCTGCGCGAAGGGCAAGGACAAGGTCTAA
- a CDS encoding 8-oxoguanine DNA glycosylase has product MNRASHTLGVVGPLDLDLTFSCGQAFRWQRVDGGWSGVIERAEVLARPNGAGTLAVEILGEDPGEDSLRHYLRLDEDPRVHLEHAEELRSVPGFLPLLGLRLLRQEPWETLASFICSAAANIRKITTCVEGLARAWGDPIEGSTRSAFPPAEAIARVREADLRELGLGFRAPYLLGTARAVAAGSAWSWERLRSGPIEDARKRLTALPGVGPKIADCVLLFGLDRLEAFPVDRWIRRATQELSSRRRARDQELADWARRLGPGRGYLQQILFHLRRTSGPLPALAPETRRRPVTAGRPATARRPARAR; this is encoded by the coding sequence ATGAACCGTGCGAGCCACACGCTTGGGGTGGTCGGACCGCTCGATCTCGACCTGACGTTCTCTTGCGGTCAAGCCTTCCGCTGGCAGCGTGTGGACGGCGGCTGGAGCGGCGTCATCGAGCGCGCGGAGGTGCTGGCGCGGCCGAACGGAGCCGGCACCCTCGCCGTCGAGATCCTGGGCGAGGATCCAGGCGAGGATTCGCTCCGGCACTATCTGCGGCTCGACGAAGACCCCAGGGTTCACCTCGAGCATGCCGAGGAGCTGCGATCGGTTCCGGGTTTTCTCCCTCTCCTGGGGCTCCGGCTCCTTCGCCAGGAACCATGGGAAACCCTCGCCTCGTTCATCTGCTCCGCCGCCGCGAATATCAGGAAGATCACGACCTGCGTCGAGGGCTTGGCGCGCGCCTGGGGCGATCCGATCGAGGGTTCGACGCGGAGCGCCTTTCCACCGGCCGAGGCGATCGCACGGGTGCGCGAGGCGGACCTCCGAGAGCTGGGCCTCGGGTTTCGGGCGCCCTATCTTCTCGGGACGGCGCGCGCGGTCGCGGCTGGGAGCGCGTGGTCGTGGGAGCGGTTACGAAGCGGCCCCATCGAGGACGCGCGGAAGCGGCTCACCGCCCTTCCCGGCGTCGGCCCCAAGATCGCGGACTGCGTTCTGCTTTTCGGCCTGGATCGGCTGGAGGCCTTCCCCGTCGATCGGTGGATTCGGCGAGCGACGCAGGAGCTCTCCTCCCGTCGGCGGGCTCGCGATCAGGAATTGGCGGACTGGGCTCGGCGATTGGGCCCGGGGCGCGGGTACCTGCAGCAGATCCTGTTTCACCTGAGGCGGACGTCGGGACCTTTGCCGGCGCTCGCGCCGGAGACGCGTCGCCGCCCCGTGACCGCCGGTCGCCCGGCGACCGCGAGGCGTCCGGCCCGCGCGCGATGA
- a CDS encoding glycosyltransferase translates to MSAAIAIFAKAPMPGRVKTRLVPPLSPEEAAAVARACLETTLRRFAPAHEAPITLFLDGEPDRAVRELVGSLGIGIAPQVGADLGARLEAAFGLLREGGATKTVAIGSDSPTVDPAWIVRAITSLDTHDVVIGPTEDGGYYLIGLRAPVPELFRDIPWSTDSVAGATLARASALGLTVDLLPTWYDVDDIATLRRALADGAEYFPASIHRLVADRASAVTASNPGSPSRAR, encoded by the coding sequence ATGAGCGCGGCGATTGCGATCTTCGCCAAGGCTCCGATGCCGGGGCGCGTGAAGACGCGGCTCGTTCCGCCGCTCTCGCCGGAAGAGGCGGCGGCCGTCGCGCGCGCCTGCCTCGAAACGACCCTTCGCCGATTCGCTCCGGCGCACGAAGCGCCGATCACGCTCTTCCTGGACGGGGAGCCTGACCGTGCGGTTCGAGAGCTGGTGGGGAGTCTGGGGATCGGGATCGCGCCGCAGGTCGGCGCGGATCTGGGCGCGCGGCTCGAGGCGGCGTTCGGGTTGTTGCGCGAGGGTGGAGCCACAAAGACGGTCGCCATCGGCTCCGACAGCCCCACGGTCGACCCGGCCTGGATCGTCCGCGCGATCACGTCTCTCGACACGCATGACGTCGTGATCGGCCCGACCGAGGACGGCGGGTACTACCTGATCGGGCTGCGCGCCCCTGTGCCGGAGCTATTCAGAGATATTCCGTGGAGCACCGATAGCGTCGCCGGGGCGACCCTCGCGCGGGCGAGCGCGCTCGGCCTAACGGTCGACTTGTTGCCGACGTGGTACGACGTCGACGACATCGCCACATTGCGGCGGGCTCTCGCGGATGGCGCGGAGTACTTCCCGGCTTCGATCCATCGGCTCGTCGCCGACCGTGCGAGCGCGGTCACCGCGTCGAATCCTGGCTCTCCTTCACGGGCGCGTTGA